The genomic stretch GAGAACTGAATGGTACGTCAACGAGGCATTGCGATCGAACAGGTGATGCCTCATTGTAGATCAGGGGCCCCTAACGGGACATCAGAGATATGGAATAGCATATAATCGCCAAAACACTCTATGCAGGACGCCGTAAAGGACAGAATTGCAAAAGCTATGACGGAACCTGCGTCCTGTCCCGTCCTACTCTTGTCCTTTAGTGTTTCATTGTGTCGAATGTCCTAGCTGTTATAAAAAATGAGCAACGCTATAGCCGATGTTCTTCCAGTATTCAATAGGGCAGCTCGCACTGTTCTTACATGCCGATACACCTACGACCGTCAGActacaattttttttatgcAGTCTTACTTATTACGACGCGGAATATTCTAGTATTTCTTCAAGATGCAGccgttcgtgatatgtgaccccATTAAAACATCCCTAAAACTGGTCAGCTCTAAGAGATTCAtgctgcgaacgccccagcgtgtaTAGGAGcttgagcatcgcgcgacgcTCGCAGCCTATAAAAGgtattaaaagcgataaaagcccggtgccgggaaacaaacaaaaggacgacacaacacacaacacagacataAGAACAAGATTTTTATTGACGGACCTGCTTCTTAAATAACCTGACCCAGCAACGCCCCTTTCTGCAAGgtcacccttttacaccctcaaGCCTGCCCAGTGACTTTACCTTTTCGAAGGCAGAATACTTATCAAAAGCCCCTCCTGTTAGCAagtcttcaccgcatagcacgctcctacccaaccatatACTGGAATGATACACACGAAATCAAGAGGGACCCGCGTGTCCTCCTGCCAGAAACGCCGCAACCAGCTACACCTGCGAAGAGCCCATAAGGACACcggggattttcccagcaccccgcACACCCTTGACACTACCCAAAGGTTTTAGAACTGCTAAATTTTCTTATGCTGGCGGCAGCAACCAGCTAGTAGGTGTACTACACCCAGTATAACGTACgttgccagaaaaatatttcgggagaggTTCCTCGGGATCTTTACATGGGGAGAGGATTTCACCACCGTTTTTCCTCTCGGAAATGAGCTACAAGATTTGAACCCCGGAACGCCCTGGTTACGCccacaaaaaaatgaaaatcctTCCCAAATCCTCGTAAAATTGAACCTATCCCCTAATGCGTACGAACTCACtgagaacagaaaaaaaaaggaggtttTATTTGGCAGCAGTCTAAACAACGAAGGTATCACGGAGCACCAGGCCTGAAATTGCAGTGCACCTTGGGTTCGACGTCATAGACGATTTTGAGCAGTTTTTCGATGActcctttcttttgttgttgaaCACTCGTCTCGATGGCGGCGAGCTTCGTCACAGTGCCACCTTCAATGGAACCCACAATTTCTTCTCGGGATCCCATGTGCTTAAGCGGAAGAAAACAATTACACACACGCCAAAGCGTCACGGTATAATGAGACACACGCAGTCATTACAGGGCTGTAGTCGGTCACGCTATCGCTTTGCGTATGCTATATTTGATAGCCTTGCTCGTTTAATGTGATGGCATTATTGTGCTACGTCCTCGGAAATTCCTGTGGTCTGCGCCGAAAACTCAGCTcggacgatagatggcgccacgggaaCCGTGGACGCAGAAACGTTTATGGCAGGGTATCCGAAGTGACTCCTCCCCTTTTCCCGTACACAGCTTGCGTGCGGAAGGGTTGCTTGAGAATCCGCTAGTGGCTAGGAGCAGGGCTGGGTATATAttacaatactttgtattataatagtattactgtgatacattttgtatttgtattacgtattataatacaggaTTCAGAAAAGTATCTGTGTATTATAATATACGCAAAAACGCGTATTACAAGTATTATGATACTATAGTAATACTTCTCGGTTTTTGACCTGCTCGTTCACCCCTATGCGCTATCAGCACGGTGATAATCCGGTCAGCACATCCCACGTTTTACGTCATCCGCTCTTTGAACACCTACTCCTCTGGGGATTAGTCAGTGTACCCTTTTTGCTCCAATTCTGTTACAATCAGAAGTGTGTCCAAGCCATGCGTCCAAGGCTAATGTACGCACCAGGGCCGGCTTCTACTTCTGGTACGCCGACTTCTACTTCTACTTCTGGTACGTGTACAGAGGGCCATCTAAAAACACTTTCAGATTTAGAACGCCTTGTGGTATATTCAATATGCAAatatccagggggggggggggcggtttctttgtcggggcgcgtagtgggggaggggagagagcgAAATCTTCTATAAACTGACTTTTTGGGGGGCGGGGGATTGCCCAACCGTCTCCCTGGTACACCACTGACTCAAACATTgaatttttgagaaaatgttaTGAAAGCTAAATAATCAGCAATGCATCTATGTTTCATACAACAGGCACTGTAAACtgtgaaataaatgttgtgTAGGCCCTGGGCTTTTCAAAAAGTTATGTATTCCTGTACTACCATGATATATTATAAtacagtattagtattatgtattataatacacattttcaGAACGTATTTTTATTAGTATTACAATACGAAAaatagtattactgcccatccctggataGGAGTGGCTAATCTGTAGTCACGACAGTTTAAAATACCATTTAAACcaaataaatttaatttaatttctaATTAAATAACTTAGATTAGAGGCTAATTAAAGATTAATTAATGGCCTTATAcagttattatttatttattgtgtatttattatatttatttgcaACGTCACTTCAGAAATCGAACATGACAAGCTAGCACTGAAAGACACAGACAGGCAGAAGGAAGGAAAGACAGCCCCAACTACTAGGCCCTCCTTCCTTGTTATATCTGACTCGTATACCAACCCGCATGGTTTGCTACAGTAATGCACTTCCGAAATCGTCTGTTTGCGTACATAGTTTTGTGTCGGTGTCACTTATCCCGTAATTTCAAATAATTCTAATAATTACAATAACCATATATTTTTGAGCTCGGCAAGGCAAAACAACGAGTGCTCTTGTAGCCATCCGGTATTGGGAAACACTTACCGCTGCCTCGTATTCTTTGAACTGCTTTTCCCGTTCTTCCTTGAACTTCTCAATCTCTGCTTGTGCACTGACCCTCGCATCCTTCAATCTCTTTGCTTTACCTGATGAAGAATAGTCAGTACCACAGTTCATGGAGAAAGTCGTTCAAAATGTGCGTTTGACTGAATTTTCAAGTGCTGCAACATGAGGACCAAAGACACATCACGAGTCGATGCTTTCATTCAATATGGGGATGGGGGCAGCCGCAGTTAAGAAAACGTACTTCGAAAACTTCGACGTTAATTAAGGAAATGTAGGTGGGcccagagtcactaaataggggtacagagtaccGCACTCCTtctccgcgccggagccgccgttctgtgtccgcgattgggcagatcgtgtcacgtggtttcgccttccaagaactcgccgtccatgttgagtcacctccatcCAAAACGGGTTTCCTGGGCTGCGAGGTTGCTCGACTGCACGTTATTATCCACCGTAGAAtggggagattggcgtcccattgctaggcaaCGCAACCGCgcctgactcaagatggcggactcgctcaccggcgtggctcagtgtcactactctgctccctatttagtgactctaggtggacctcctgacatagttccttgTTCATCAAGTACTCTATTACTTTCTCAGAAGCCGGCCGTGGAACGAAGAACTCAGTCTAAGGAATATCCACAGGCCCCTCACAAAGCTTGATGGACCCGAAATAGGTTAGTGTGTCCCTTTGCCAACGCTGACATGATATATGACAGTTACCAGGCAAAAATAGCGGGGCCACCGACCGCCAGATACACCCACTCGAAGCGGGTttacgtcatcaacgtccaATCCTCTcaaccaataaacctctacctgagaaacgtcatcatgatgttcgtagacagaccgaaaccaaaacagatcggaatgggagagctgggttccacgaattggcaattgttcactgcctcctattgaaagaaaagtaggaccgaaggtcgcgtccttttcagagaccatcgtaatcccctcaagaccgtggctttcgggcgcgactttgTTCGCCACTATAGCTTTGAAcctagttcaactctaccaaactcgtggcgctgtcgaacattatgacgtcatttgtttacaaacaagtagaggtctattgtggaCGACCGGGAGCGCACACCCCGCGGGTCCACGTGGgcgcatggtttcgg from Ornithodoros turicata isolate Travis chromosome 4, ASM3712646v1, whole genome shotgun sequence encodes the following:
- the LOC135393319 gene encoding V-type proton ATPase subunit G-like, with protein sequence MAQHCEGIQVLLAAEKKALEKVAEAKKRKAKRLKDARVSAQAEIEKFKEEREKQFKEYEAAHMGSREEIVGSIEGGTVTKLAAIETSVQQQKKGVIEKLLKIVYDVEPKVHCNFRPGAP